In a single window of the Sphingosinicella microcystinivorans genome:
- the trmFO gene encoding methylenetetrahydrofolate--tRNA-(uracil(54)-C(5))-methyltransferase (FADH(2)-oxidizing) TrmFO, which translates to MKTPVHVIGGGLAGSEAAWQLARAGVPVVLHEMRPIEGTDAHQTDGLAELVCSNSFRSDDPNASAVGVLHEEMRRLGSLILGCGDAARVPAGSALAVDRDDFSARVTAAIEAEPLIEVRRERVDGLPGADRGQTIIATGPLTAAPLAEAIRARTGEDALAFFDAIAPIVHRDSIDMETAWFQSRYDKGDGKDYINCPMDEAQYGAFIDALLAGEKTVFKDWEASTPYFEGCMPIEVMAERGAQTLRFGPMKPVGLTNPRTGKKAYAVVQLRQDNASGTLWNMVGFQTKLRHAEQVRIFRTIPGLENAEFARLGGLHRNTFIKSPVLLDGTLRLKSEPHIRFAGQITGCEGYIESAAVGLMAGRFAAADALGQAPDLPPRTTALGALLAHITGEAVAETYQPMNVNFGLFPPFDARVPKKARKAAYAERALADLDRWIAGT; encoded by the coding sequence ATGAAGACACCCGTTCACGTCATCGGCGGCGGCCTTGCCGGTTCGGAGGCCGCATGGCAGCTCGCGCGGGCGGGCGTTCCCGTCGTTCTCCACGAGATGCGGCCCATCGAGGGCACCGACGCGCACCAGACGGACGGACTCGCCGAACTCGTCTGCTCGAACAGCTTCCGTTCCGATGACCCGAATGCCAGCGCCGTCGGCGTGCTGCATGAGGAGATGCGGCGGCTCGGCTCGCTGATCCTCGGCTGCGGCGATGCCGCGCGCGTGCCCGCCGGTTCCGCGCTCGCCGTGGACCGGGACGACTTCTCGGCGCGCGTCACCGCCGCCATCGAGGCCGAACCGCTGATCGAGGTGCGCCGGGAGCGCGTCGACGGTCTGCCGGGGGCGGATCGGGGCCAGACGATCATCGCCACCGGGCCGCTCACCGCCGCGCCGCTCGCCGAGGCGATCCGCGCCCGCACCGGCGAGGACGCCCTCGCCTTCTTCGACGCGATCGCGCCCATCGTCCACCGCGACAGCATCGACATGGAGACGGCGTGGTTCCAGTCCCGCTACGACAAGGGCGACGGCAAGGACTACATCAACTGCCCGATGGACGAGGCGCAGTACGGCGCGTTCATCGACGCGCTGCTCGCGGGCGAGAAGACCGTGTTCAAGGACTGGGAAGCGAGCACCCCCTATTTCGAAGGCTGTATGCCGATCGAGGTGATGGCAGAGCGCGGGGCCCAAACGCTGCGCTTCGGGCCGATGAAGCCGGTCGGCCTCACCAACCCGCGCACGGGGAAGAAAGCCTATGCCGTCGTCCAGCTCAGGCAGGACAACGCCTCGGGCACGCTCTGGAACATGGTGGGCTTCCAGACGAAGCTCCGCCATGCCGAGCAGGTCCGCATCTTCCGCACGATTCCGGGCCTCGAGAATGCCGAGTTCGCGCGGCTGGGCGGGCTGCACCGCAACACGTTCATCAAGTCGCCGGTCCTGCTCGACGGCACGCTGCGCCTGAAATCGGAGCCGCATATCCGCTTCGCGGGCCAGATCACGGGCTGCGAAGGCTATATCGAAAGCGCCGCCGTGGGCCTGATGGCGGGGCGCTTCGCCGCGGCGGACGCGCTCGGGCAAGCGCCCGACCTGCCGCCGCGCACCACGGCGCTCGGCGCGCTCCTCGCGCACATCACCGGCGAGGCGGTGGCGGAGACCTACCAGCCGATGAACGTCAACTTCGGCCTGTTCCCGCCGTTCGACGCACGCGTCCCCAAGAAAGCGCGCAAGGCAGCTTACGCAGAGCGGGCGCTTGCCGATCTCGACCGGTGGATCGCCGGGACCTAG
- a CDS encoding squalene/phytoene synthase family protein yields MVDESGGIPSVAETISETEAIVRAEDRDRYVATLFAPASARPRLFALHAFDLALADVVRTTTEPQIGMIRLAWWRDSVEAASERPVAGQPVLAAVAAVGLDTAPLAALAEAHMDVLDGADIGESGAALFRCAAALLGADDSAALADAGRFWAQASARRRGAEVAVSPLHRLWFAPNARPVTALAAVARRDAAGRREPRGVAGRQLAILRHVLTGRV; encoded by the coding sequence ATGGTGGATGAGAGCGGCGGAATTCCAAGCGTTGCCGAAACGATTTCCGAAACGGAAGCGATCGTGCGGGCGGAAGACCGGGACCGTTACGTCGCGACGCTGTTCGCGCCGGCCTCCGCAAGGCCGCGGCTGTTCGCGCTTCACGCCTTCGATCTCGCGCTCGCCGACGTGGTACGCACGACCACCGAGCCGCAGATCGGCATGATCCGGCTCGCGTGGTGGCGCGACAGCGTGGAGGCCGCGAGCGAAAGGCCGGTCGCGGGCCAGCCCGTCCTTGCCGCCGTCGCGGCCGTGGGCCTCGATACGGCCCCGCTCGCGGCGCTTGCGGAGGCGCACATGGACGTGCTCGACGGGGCCGACATCGGCGAGAGCGGGGCCGCGCTTTTCAGGTGCGCCGCAGCGCTGCTCGGGGCGGACGACAGCGCGGCGCTTGCCGATGCCGGGCGCTTCTGGGCGCAGGCGAGCGCGCGACGCCGGGGCGCGGAGGTCGCCGTTTCGCCGCTCCACCGGCTGTGGTTCGCCCCGAACGCCCGGCCCGTCACCGCGCTTGCCGCCGTGGCGCGGCGCGATGCCGCGGGACGACGGGAGCCGCGCGGCGTGGCGGGGCGGCAACTCGCCATCCTGCGGCACGTGCTAACGGGCCGCGTCTGA
- a CDS encoding AbrB/MazE/SpoVT family DNA-binding domain-containing protein, which yields MNAMLKLVKIGNSTGVILPKELLARLRVELGDTLYATESPDGVRLTAFNPDFEAKMKLAEKIMREDRDILRVLAQ from the coding sequence ATGAACGCAATGCTCAAGCTCGTGAAGATCGGCAATTCGACGGGGGTCATCCTGCCGAAGGAACTGCTTGCCCGGCTGCGGGTCGAGCTTGGCGATACGCTCTATGCGACGGAGTCACCCGATGGCGTGCGCCTCACGGCGTTCAATCCCGATTTCGAGGCGAAGATGAAGCTCGCCGAGAAGATCATGCGCGAGGATCGCGATATTCTGCGCGTTCTGGCGCAATGA
- a CDS encoding glutamine amidotransferase: MKSALIIRHVPYEGVAGFRKPIKDAGYVVDRIDVTDAAFSSVDLSAPDLVIMMGGPMGVYEAEQYPWISCQLRRLAWRLEADGPTLGVCFGAQMMAAALGARVYAGPVKEVGFKPVTISDAGASSPLRHVHDVSVLHWHGDTFDLPRGVDLLASSDAYAHQAFRRGPNLLALQFHAEMGEDPRFDAWIDEWPESVLEAGKDIEAMRREHDELGPVAVAAGRRMIEEWLEGLNG; the protein is encoded by the coding sequence ATGAAATCCGCGCTCATCATTCGTCACGTGCCCTACGAAGGCGTCGCCGGCTTCCGCAAGCCCATCAAGGATGCGGGCTACGTCGTCGATCGCATCGACGTGACCGATGCGGCCTTTTCCTCCGTGGACCTTTCGGCGCCCGACCTCGTCATCATGATGGGCGGGCCGATGGGCGTTTACGAGGCGGAGCAGTACCCGTGGATTTCCTGCCAGCTTCGGCGCCTCGCCTGGCGGCTGGAGGCGGACGGGCCGACGCTCGGCGTCTGCTTCGGCGCGCAGATGATGGCTGCCGCGCTCGGCGCCCGCGTCTACGCCGGGCCCGTGAAGGAGGTCGGCTTCAAGCCGGTGACGATCAGCGACGCCGGGGCGTCGTCTCCGCTGCGGCACGTGCATGACGTGTCGGTGCTGCACTGGCACGGCGATACCTTCGACCTGCCGCGCGGCGTCGATCTGCTCGCCTCCAGCGACGCCTACGCGCATCAGGCGTTCCGGCGCGGGCCGAACCTGCTCGCGCTGCAATTCCACGCGGAAATGGGCGAAGACCCGCGCTTCGATGCGTGGATCGACGAATGGCCGGAATCGGTGCTCGAGGCAGGCAAGGACATCGAAGCGATGCGCCGCGAGCATGACGAACTCGGTCCGGTCGCGGTGGCGGCAGGACGGCGCATGATCGAGGAATGGCTGGAAGGGCTGAACGGATAG
- a CDS encoding glycosyltransferase translates to MSRRILIVTGLYPPNAPTATVRAPKFARFLLDRGHDVRVLCGLNLQFPAVVDPEIPAERIAAVPYVRRGRTAPMTEADQPKPAAKAASAEPQVRPGRLRRLIWQLSYLPDPHITWIDPAVEAALAWDWKPDAIFSTGPPHSSHMAAAKLSRAWGVPFVAELRDLWADNIYGNESVIANRVNRWMERRALSKAAALVAMTEGSAAILARRYGKPVVCAANGYDPADFAGLEDVPAFDAERLTIVHAGSTYNGGRSPAPLLAALALLKPDPAKLVVHFWGEDSDVPMAMAERAGVAHLVEAHPSIGRGEVLRIERAADVLLLLRFSTEGEKHVVAGKLYEYVGARRPILCHGQQEGEAADIIRRSGLGLVSNDPATIADWLSEKLAERANGRLPDLPAGAADGLTRAAQFEKVEVLLDRSLSGPKKV, encoded by the coding sequence ATGTCGCGCCGCATCCTGATCGTCACGGGGCTGTACCCGCCGAACGCCCCCACGGCGACCGTGCGCGCGCCGAAGTTCGCGCGCTTCCTGCTGGATCGCGGCCATGACGTCCGTGTCCTTTGCGGCCTCAACCTCCAGTTCCCGGCGGTTGTGGACCCTGAAATCCCGGCGGAGCGCATCGCCGCCGTGCCCTATGTGCGGCGCGGGCGGACGGCGCCGATGACGGAGGCGGACCAGCCGAAGCCCGCGGCAAAGGCGGCAAGCGCGGAGCCGCAGGTGCGGCCGGGCCGGCTCAGGCGGCTGATCTGGCAGCTTTCCTACCTGCCGGACCCGCATATCACGTGGATCGACCCGGCTGTAGAGGCCGCGCTGGCGTGGGACTGGAAGCCGGATGCGATCTTCTCGACCGGCCCGCCGCATTCCAGCCACATGGCGGCGGCGAAGCTGTCGCGGGCATGGGGCGTGCCGTTCGTCGCCGAGCTTCGCGACCTCTGGGCGGACAACATCTACGGGAACGAGAGTGTCATTGCGAACCGCGTCAACCGCTGGATGGAGCGGCGCGCGCTGTCGAAGGCGGCGGCGCTGGTCGCGATGACGGAAGGCAGCGCAGCGATTCTCGCCCGGCGCTACGGCAAGCCGGTGGTCTGCGCGGCGAACGGCTATGATCCGGCCGATTTCGCCGGGCTGGAGGACGTGCCGGCCTTCGATGCCGAACGGCTCACCATCGTGCACGCGGGCTCCACCTACAATGGCGGCCGCTCGCCCGCGCCGCTGCTGGCGGCGCTCGCCCTGCTGAAGCCCGATCCGGCAAAGCTCGTCGTCCATTTCTGGGGCGAGGACAGCGACGTGCCGATGGCAATGGCCGAGCGCGCGGGCGTTGCGCATCTCGTCGAGGCGCATCCGTCCATCGGGCGCGGCGAGGTGCTGCGCATCGAGCGCGCGGCGGACGTGCTGCTGCTGCTGCGCTTCTCGACCGAAGGCGAGAAGCACGTCGTTGCGGGCAAGCTCTACGAATATGTCGGTGCGCGCCGTCCGATCCTCTGCCACGGCCAGCAGGAAGGCGAGGCGGCGGACATCATCCGGCGGTCCGGGCTCGGCCTCGTCAGCAACGATCCGGCGACGATCGCGGACTGGCTTTCGGAAAAGCTGGCCGAGCGCGCGAACGGGCGGCTTCCCGACCTTCCCGCGGGCGCGGCGGACGGGCTGACGCGCGCGGCGCAGTTCGAAAAGGTGGAGGTCTTGCTCGACCGGAGCTTGTCGGGGCCCAAGAAAGTCTAG
- a CDS encoding type II toxin-antitoxin system death-on-curing family toxin, with amino-acid sequence MTNGQRVEPVWLDKVDAVAIHDRQLAEHGGGSGVRDAGLLDSALARPVNRWVYGDDDPATLAAAYAFGVARNHPFVDGNKRTAWVLARLFLALNGHELRFGAEDAIGMMLDLASGALAEAQVAEWFRSRLAVTRS; translated from the coding sequence ATGACGAACGGTCAGCGGGTCGAGCCGGTGTGGCTCGACAAGGTGGATGCCGTCGCTATCCATGATCGTCAGCTTGCCGAACATGGCGGTGGCAGCGGTGTGCGAGACGCGGGACTCCTCGATTCCGCGCTCGCGCGCCCGGTCAACCGCTGGGTCTACGGCGATGACGATCCGGCCACGCTTGCCGCCGCCTACGCTTTCGGGGTTGCCCGCAACCATCCGTTCGTAGACGGCAACAAGCGGACGGCGTGGGTGCTCGCGCGCCTGTTCCTCGCGCTCAACGGCCATGAATTGCGGTTCGGTGCCGAGGATGCGATCGGCATGATGCTGGATCTGGCGTCCGGCGCGCTTGCCGAGGCACAGGTCGCGGAATGGTTCCGTTCGCGGCTCGCCGTCACCCGATCGTAA
- a CDS encoding histidine kinase, which translates to MTMVWRWAVGGIAVTLLVAAAVLVVGGDDEPASGPLPEPPPPAAAAAEIPEPPQASEATREEKRFRRYDRDRNASISRDEYLRSRRQSFDRFDTNRDGVLSFAEYAVKQNARFDEADADRSGELTAVEFEKTRTVQAPAKPKADCTCPD; encoded by the coding sequence ATGACGATGGTTTGGCGCTGGGCGGTCGGCGGGATCGCCGTGACGTTGCTGGTGGCGGCGGCGGTCTTGGTTGTGGGCGGCGATGATGAGCCCGCGTCCGGGCCGCTTCCCGAACCGCCGCCGCCCGCGGCAGCGGCCGCGGAAATCCCGGAGCCGCCGCAGGCCAGCGAAGCGACGCGCGAGGAAAAGCGCTTCCGGCGCTACGACCGCGACCGCAATGCCAGCATCAGCCGTGACGAATATCTGCGTTCGCGCCGGCAATCCTTCGACCGGTTCGACACCAACCGCGACGGAGTGCTCAGCTTCGCCGAATACGCGGTGAAGCAGAACGCGCGCTTCGACGAGGCAGATGCCGACAGGTCCGGCGAACTCACCGCCGTGGAGTTCGAAAAGACCCGCACGGTGCAGGCGCCCGCCAAACCGAAGGCGGATTGCACCTGCCCTGACTAG